From a region of the Rhipicephalus microplus isolate Deutch F79 chromosome X, USDA_Rmic, whole genome shotgun sequence genome:
- the LOC142775095 gene encoding uncharacterized protein LOC142775095 — MQNLHNVLARLQDAGLKREKCVFLLASVEYQGHIISEAGLTPAPHKVEAILKALKPRNKKELQSYLGLINFYRRFLPNLSAHLQPLQILLRDGQNSVWRKKQDITCEHSKQLITKAPVLVHFDPAKLVLLTVAASPYRVGAVLVHRDDKNGQERPVSFASRLHTAEQRYSQLDKEGLPLMFCAERFYKHLWSQKFEAVTGHKPLLGQLGPDKMLAAYSNQLEYRPGKDVGPADALSRLPLPEVPAAVPEPAELLMLEHAYREVISRSAVLQMTSWYPVLSQMVKAASRGEELVQQPYSHKAAELSLRAFWREKDKNGGLVPRLVAWTGPGHCSHGAELPSLPGTSTGFVSCGDHPMTILPAALVPPSGATIAALRQIFAAQGLPDATVSDNGPAFASAQYLGWLTINGIHRMMVPPYHPASNGTAERVVQSIKEKLKKSQLKQKLAADKGCHPGPLPEPEIPVFARNFRSGPPWSAGQVVSPASSSSLLVRMQDGTTWHRHADHVRANRGTGLASAAAPATASENPFRNEQASPVVRHLGHRQVQCHTCQPWQNLRKNLERLRQHLMLPHLVPRHLYPGGVTEDEEHQTAFRLPKATLNRLGLVIVFRVQ, encoded by the exons ATGCAGAATCTTCACAATGTTCTGGCCAGACTTCAGGATGCTGGTCTCAAGCGGGAAAAGTGCGTGTTCCTGCTTGCTAGTGTAGAATACCAGGGACACATCATCTCTGAGGCCGGCCTGACTCCGGCCCCCCATAAAGTTGAAGCTATTCTGAAGGCACTGAAGCCCAGAAACAAAAAAGAGCTGCAAAGCTACCTTGGCCTCATCAATTTTTACAGGAGGTTCCTGCCCAACCTGTCTGCGCATCTGCAGCCACTGCAAATTCTGCTTCGAGATGGCCAGAATTCCGTGTGGAGGAAGAAGCAGGACATAACCTGTGAGCACAGTAAACAGCTAATCACCAAGGCACCGGTGCTGGTGCACTTCGATCCAGCAAAGCTTGTTCTTCTTACTGTAGCCGCATCACCATACCGTGTAGGAGCCGTCCTAGTGCACAGAGACGACAAGAATGGCCAAGAACGCCCGGTGTCGTTTGCTTCTCGTCTTCACACAGCAGAGCAGCGTTACAGCCAGCTGGATAAGGAAGGCCTCCCCCTCATGTTTTGCGCTGAGCGTTTTTACAAGCACCTGTGGAGCCAAAAGTTCGAAGCAGTCACAGGCCACAAACCACTGCTGGGGCAACTAGGGCCAGACAAGATG CTGGCCGCCTACAGCAACCAGTTGGAGTACCGTCCGGGAAAAGACGTGGGACCTGCTGATGCCCTGAGCCGGTTGCCGCTGCCAGAGGTGCCTGCTGCTGTTCCAGAGCCAGCTGAATTGCTCATGCTGGAGCATGCGTACCGTGAGGTAATCTCCAGGTCTGCTGTGTTGCAGATGACCAGTTGGTACCCAGTCCTGTCCCAGATGGTGAAGGCAGCATCCCGAGGGGAGGAATTGGTGCAACAGCCCTACAGCCACAAGGCCGCTGAGCTGAGCCTGAG GGCATTCTGGCGTGAAAAAGACAAAAATGGTGGCCTGGTCCCACGTTTGGTGGCCTGGACTGGACCAGGACATTGCTCACATGGTGCCGAGCTGCCAAGTCTGCCAGGCACATCAACGGGCTTCGTGTCATGTGGAGATCACCCCATGACCATTCTCCCAGCGGCCCTGGTCCCACCTTCAG GTGCGACCATTGCAGCACTGAGGCAGATCTTTGCAGCCCAGGGGCTGCCGGACGCCACAGTCTCCGATAATGGGCCCGCTTTCGCCAGCGCCCAGTATTTGGGCTGGCTGACAATAAACGGAATCCACCGAATGATGGTTCCTCCGTATCACCCTGCTTCAAACGGCACAGCAGAGCGGGTGGTGCAGTCGATTAAGGAGAAACTTAAGAAGAGCCAG CTGAAACAGAAGCTGGCTGCTGACAAAGGGTGCCATCCTGGGCCATTGCCCGAGCCCGAAATCCCAGTATTCGCCAGGAATTTCCGTTCTGGCCCCCCTTGGTCTGCTGGACAAGTGGTCTCGCCTGCAAGCTCCTCCTCCCTGCTCGTACGAATGCAGGATGGAACCACATGGCACCGACATGCTGACCATGTGAGGGCTAATCGTGGGACCGGGCTAGCATCTGCGGCAGCACCAGCTACAGCCAGTGAGAACCCGTTTCGCAATGAACAGGCGTCTCCAGTCGTGCGCCACTTGGGCCACCGGCAAGTTCAGTGCCATACCTGCCAACCATGGCAGAATCTCAGGAAGAACCTAGAGCGGCTCAGGCAGCACCTAATGCTACCGCACCTAGTCCCTCGACACCTGTACCCAGGCGGAGTAACCGAGGACGAAGAGCACCAGACCGCTTTTCGCCTTCCTAAAGCAACGCTGAACCGGCTGGGACTTGTAATTGTTTTTCGTGTGCAATAA